From a single Bacillus gobiensis genomic region:
- the ptsG gene encoding glucose-specific PTS transporter subunit IIBC, whose protein sequence is MFKALFGVLQKIGRALMLPVAILPAAGILLAVGNALQNPQMLDVAPYLNNDIIQLIASVMENAGDIVFANLPLLFAVGVAIGLANGDGVAGIAAIIGYLVMNASMSAVLLANGSIPSDTVARAEFFKENHPEFTTMLGIPTLATGVFGGIIVGVLAAAMYNKFFKIELPQYLGFFAGKRFVPIVTSISALILGLIMLVIWPPIQHALNSFSTGLLEANPTLTAFVFGVIERSLIPFGLHHIFYSPFWYEFFSYTNQAGEIVRGDQRIFMAQVKDGVELTAGTFMTGKYPFMMFGLPAAALAIYHEAKKENKKLVAGIMGSAALTSFLTGITEPLEFSFLFVAPILFAIHCLFAGVSFMMMDILNVKIGMTFSGGLIDYFLFGILPNRTAWWLVIPVGLAIAVIYYFGFRFAIRKFNLKTPGREDVQETEGTEGGAATGDLPYEILEAMGSQENIKHLDACITRLRVTVNDQKKVDKDRLKKLGASGVLEVGNNIQAIFGTRSDGIKTQMQDIIAGRTPRPVKVDEEKEVEQQVEEVVTGPLQNEQEEDIFTAPITGEIHPITDVPDQVFSGKMMGDGFAILPSEGVVVSPIKGEVLNVFPTKHAIGLRSDGGREILIHFGIDTVSLKGEGFTAFVSEGDSIETGQKLLEVDLEAVGAKVPSLMTPIIFTNLNEGESVTLLESGEVKIQQENIIEIKS, encoded by the coding sequence ATGTTTAAAGCTCTTTTTGGAGTACTCCAAAAAATCGGGCGGGCACTAATGCTGCCTGTTGCCATTTTGCCTGCGGCAGGTATTCTGCTTGCTGTCGGTAACGCATTGCAAAATCCGCAAATGCTGGATGTTGCCCCATATCTGAATAACGATATCATACAGCTTATAGCCAGTGTAATGGAAAATGCGGGAGATATTGTTTTTGCGAATCTGCCATTATTATTTGCCGTCGGTGTTGCCATTGGTCTTGCCAACGGAGACGGTGTTGCAGGAATAGCCGCAATTATCGGCTATCTTGTGATGAATGCTTCCATGAGCGCCGTTCTCTTAGCAAATGGGTCCATTCCAAGTGATACAGTGGCACGTGCTGAATTTTTCAAAGAAAATCATCCTGAATTTACAACGATGCTCGGGATTCCTACTTTAGCTACGGGCGTATTCGGCGGGATTATCGTCGGGGTCCTGGCAGCAGCCATGTACAACAAATTCTTTAAAATCGAATTGCCGCAATATCTTGGGTTCTTTGCCGGAAAGCGTTTTGTGCCAATTGTAACGTCAATATCTGCTTTAATTCTCGGTTTGATTATGCTTGTGATTTGGCCGCCAATTCAACACGCTCTAAACTCGTTCTCAACAGGCTTGCTTGAAGCAAACCCAACTCTTACGGCGTTTGTTTTTGGAGTCATCGAGCGTTCCTTGATTCCATTCGGATTGCATCACATTTTCTATTCACCGTTCTGGTATGAGTTCTTTAGCTATACAAACCAGGCTGGCGAAATCGTTCGCGGTGACCAAAGAATATTCATGGCGCAAGTAAAAGACGGTGTCGAATTGACAGCCGGAACTTTTATGACCGGAAAATATCCATTCATGATGTTTGGGCTTCCTGCCGCTGCTCTTGCGATTTATCATGAAGCGAAAAAGGAAAACAAAAAGCTGGTTGCCGGAATTATGGGTTCTGCAGCTCTAACATCTTTCTTAACAGGAATTACAGAACCGCTTGAGTTCTCTTTCTTATTCGTTGCACCAATTCTATTTGCAATTCACTGTTTATTCGCAGGTGTATCCTTTATGATGATGGATATTTTAAATGTTAAAATCGGGATGACGTTTTCCGGAGGCCTGATTGACTACTTCCTATTCGGAATCCTGCCAAACCGTACGGCGTGGTGGCTTGTCATACCAGTTGGTTTAGCGATTGCTGTCATCTATTACTTCGGCTTCCGCTTTGCGATCCGCAAATTCAACTTGAAAACACCGGGTCGTGAAGATGTACAGGAAACTGAAGGAACAGAAGGTGGAGCAGCTACCGGAGATCTCCCTTATGAAATTCTTGAAGCGATGGGCTCACAGGAAAACATCAAGCACCTTGACGCTTGTATTACGAGACTTCGTGTTACCGTTAATGATCAGAAAAAAGTCGATAAAGATCGCTTGAAAAAGCTTGGCGCTTCTGGAGTACTAGAGGTTGGAAACAACATTCAAGCCATTTTCGGAACTCGCTCTGACGGAATCAAAACTCAAATGCAAGACATCATTGCAGGACGCACGCCAAGACCTGTAAAAGTTGATGAAGAAAAAGAAGTGGAACAGCAGGTAGAAGAAGTTGTCACAGGTCCTTTGCAAAATGAGCAAGAAGAAGACATATTTACGGCTCCAATCACCGGAGAAATCCACCCGATTACTGACGTTCCTGATCAAGTGTTCTCAGGAAAAATGATGGGCGACGGATTTGCCATTTTGCCTAGCGAAGGCGTTGTTGTCTCTCCTATAAAAGGGGAAGTGCTGAATGTCTTCCCGACAAAGCATGCGATCGGACTTCGTTCAGACGGGGGAAGAGAAATCCTTATTCACTTCGGAATTGATACCGTCAGCTTAAAAGGCGAAGGATTCACAGCGTTTGTTTCTGAAGGCGACAGTATCGAAACAGGGCAGAAGCTCCTCGAAGTAGATCTTGAAGCTGTGGGAGCAAAGGTTCCATCACTTATGACGCCAATCATTTTCACAAACTTAAATGAAGGCGAATCTGTAACACTTCTTGAAAGCGGAGAAGTGAAAATACAACAGGAAAATATAATTGAAATTAAATCATAA
- the glcT gene encoding glucose PTS transporter transcription antiterminator GlcT, with protein MTKELRLMSIPFTVEKVLNNNVLIGNHEEHGEVVLIGKGIGFGKKRLDPIDYGTYEKLFVLKNNNEQKQFKKLLTYVDEKTIDLANDVIYQIANKSGHSLNEHIHIALTDHIAFAIKRFQEGFDMKNPFLLETESLYPKEFVLAKEAVEMINERAGIELPEGEIGFIALHIHSALTDRPLSEVNQHSQLIGKMVQVIEDSFQMKVNRESVNYLRMIRHIRFTIDRIKREEPIEEPEKLMLLLKNEYPLCYNTAWKLIKILQQSLKKHVHEAEAVYLTLHLYRLTNKIS; from the coding sequence ATGACAAAGGAGCTGAGGCTCATGAGTATACCCTTTACCGTTGAAAAGGTACTTAACAATAATGTTTTAATTGGGAACCATGAAGAACACGGTGAGGTTGTCCTGATCGGCAAAGGGATCGGCTTTGGGAAAAAACGCCTGGATCCGATCGATTACGGCACTTACGAAAAATTATTCGTGTTAAAAAATAATAATGAACAAAAGCAATTTAAGAAGCTGCTTACGTATGTCGATGAAAAAACAATTGATCTCGCAAACGACGTTATCTATCAGATTGCCAATAAAAGCGGCCATTCTTTAAATGAGCATATACACATAGCTTTAACCGATCATATTGCGTTTGCTATTAAGCGTTTTCAAGAGGGATTCGATATGAAAAACCCGTTTTTATTAGAAACGGAATCCTTGTATCCGAAAGAATTTGTACTGGCAAAAGAAGCCGTTGAGATGATCAATGAGCGAGCAGGTATTGAGCTTCCTGAAGGCGAAATCGGCTTTATTGCTTTGCATATTCACAGCGCTCTTACCGATCGACCCTTAAGCGAGGTCAACCAGCACTCGCAGCTTATAGGAAAAATGGTCCAAGTGATTGAGGACTCGTTTCAAATGAAAGTCAACCGTGAAAGCGTCAATTATTTAAGGATGATCCGCCACATTCGGTTTACGATCGACCGGATCAAACGCGAAGAACCGATTGAAGAACCAGAAAAATTAATGTTGCTATTGAAAAATGAATATCCTTTATGCTACAATACTGCTTGGAAATTAATAAAAATCTTGCAGCAATCTTTGAAAAAACATGTCCATGAGGCTGAAGCCGTTTACTTAACATTGCATTTATACCGTTTAACAAATAAAATTTCATAA
- a CDS encoding LacI family DNA-binding transcriptional regulator: MANIRKIAELAGVSISTVSRVLNDHPYVKEEKRKKVLNAMEQLEYTRNIHAVHLSKGYSNMIGVVLPTINIPYFAGLLEGIAEEAETSGIHLALYQTNYLLEKERYSLEQLKQRQIDGLIICSKAMPDHELMEWKETGPIVLCQSSQDPNFSSISIPHHTAFRHGLDYLISKGHRKIGIALARKKGINSHYRIKAYQDALKDIGEPYKEEWVMDNLLTMSDGETLFHKWVMLKEKPTAMFVANDQVSAGMLLEAQKHSVTIPDDLAILSCDNQEISRILGISTIEIQTKEMGKRSFTLMKKQLKGDSPEHFVLPYRLIERLTV, translated from the coding sequence ATGGCTAATATTCGCAAAATCGCAGAGCTTGCCGGTGTTTCGATCAGCACGGTTTCAAGAGTCCTTAATGATCATCCATATGTAAAGGAAGAAAAGAGAAAAAAAGTGCTCAATGCAATGGAACAGCTGGAGTATACAAGAAATATTCATGCCGTACATTTGTCGAAAGGCTATTCGAATATGATCGGAGTCGTACTTCCGACGATTAATATCCCTTATTTCGCTGGACTGCTCGAAGGGATCGCAGAAGAAGCTGAAACGTCCGGCATACATCTTGCCCTTTATCAAACCAATTACCTTTTAGAAAAAGAAAGGTACAGCTTAGAACAATTAAAACAACGCCAGATCGACGGATTGATCATTTGCTCAAAAGCGATGCCTGATCACGAGCTTATGGAATGGAAGGAAACAGGACCAATCGTTTTGTGCCAGTCCTCTCAAGATCCGAATTTTTCTTCCATCAGCATTCCGCATCATACCGCATTTCGTCACGGCTTAGATTATTTAATAAGCAAGGGCCACAGAAAAATTGGGATTGCTCTTGCCAGGAAAAAAGGGATAAACAGTCACTACCGCATCAAGGCTTATCAAGATGCCTTAAAGGATATTGGCGAGCCCTATAAAGAGGAATGGGTGATGGACAACCTACTTACAATGTCAGATGGAGAAACATTGTTTCACAAATGGGTTATGTTGAAAGAAAAACCGACAGCCATGTTCGTAGCAAATGACCAAGTATCAGCAGGAATGCTTCTTGAAGCACAGAAGCACTCAGTAACCATTCCTGATGACTTGGCAATATTAAGCTGCGATAATCAAGAAATCAGCCGAATCCTTGGTATCTCAACGATTGAAATTCAGACGAAAGAAATGGGTAAACGTTCCTTTACCCTCATGAAAAAACAGCTAAAAGGAGACTCACCTGAACATTTCGTCCTTCCTTACCGCCTAATTGAAAGATTAACGGTTTAG
- a CDS encoding DUF6220 domain-containing protein: protein MNKQKIVKFSRISFIMFTWIFLICITLQVFFAGLAFFMNPINWSYHESFARYFFILPLVMAALCFSAQLPRRIL from the coding sequence ATGAACAAACAGAAAATCGTGAAGTTTTCCCGAATTAGTTTCATTATGTTTACTTGGATTTTTTTGATTTGTATTACCCTCCAGGTTTTCTTTGCGGGTCTCGCATTTTTCATGAATCCGATAAATTGGAGTTATCATGAAAGCTTTGCTAGATATTTCTTTATTCTGCCGCTAGTAATGGCAGCATTGTGCTTTTCTGCTCAATTACCCAGAAGAATACTTTAG
- a CDS encoding DUF6022 family protein: MMKTLIEQFSENGRTIEALKCHIQELIDSSWQQVWDQNENELQSHFEKGGDTAYGLYFSKLFHPIAKQLTEAGLDSNPFLPGSFPQSVERWGALEDRERRFWSVISQMNGNALGTIVTRIFHDHTRLRIPRPPQLLTLKETNTERIKELILSENLQHQVANSENQKP; this comes from the coding sequence ATGATGAAAACTCTAATTGAGCAATTTTCAGAAAACGGAAGGACAATTGAAGCACTAAAGTGTCATATTCAGGAATTAATTGACTCTTCATGGCAGCAGGTTTGGGATCAAAACGAAAACGAACTTCAATCCCATTTTGAAAAAGGCGGTGATACAGCTTACGGATTGTATTTTTCAAAATTATTTCATCCAATAGCTAAGCAGCTTACAGAAGCAGGATTAGACTCCAATCCATTTCTGCCGGGAAGCTTTCCTCAATCTGTCGAGAGATGGGGAGCGTTAGAAGATCGCGAAAGACGATTCTGGAGTGTCATCTCGCAAATGAATGGCAACGCATTAGGAACCATAGTAACACGAATTTTTCATGATCATACCCGTTTACGTATTCCTAGACCTCCCCAATTATTAACTTTAAAAGAAACCAATACCGAAAGAATTAAAGAGCTCATCCTTTCAGAAAATTTGCAACATCAAGTTGCGAATTCTGAGAATCAAAAGCCATGA
- a CDS encoding DUF6526 family protein: MKPQDYENHTRIVPSFHYFLVPLCFSSLLAGIVFTILSVLNGGAIGTDILITALALIVTITVFFLRSFVCKLQDRIIRAEENLRSFVLTGKMLDNRLTMEQIIALRFAGDEEFPKLCEETVKENLAPDVIKQFIKNWKADHYRV, from the coding sequence TTGAAACCTCAAGATTATGAAAATCACACGAGAATAGTACCTTCGTTCCACTATTTCCTTGTCCCCCTTTGCTTTAGTAGTTTACTAGCCGGAATTGTATTTACGATCCTCTCAGTCTTGAACGGAGGAGCCATCGGAACTGATATTTTGATCACTGCACTCGCTTTAATCGTGACAATAACCGTTTTTTTCCTAAGATCTTTTGTTTGCAAACTTCAAGATAGGATCATTCGAGCTGAAGAAAATTTACGATCATTCGTACTGACTGGAAAAATGCTCGATAATCGCTTAACAATGGAGCAAATTATCGCCTTGCGTTTTGCAGGTGATGAGGAGTTTCCTAAACTATGCGAGGAGACTGTGAAGGAAAACTTGGCACCTGATGTTATTAAACAGTTCATTAAAAATTGGAAAGCTGATCATTATCGAGTTTAA
- a CDS encoding TetR/AcrR family transcriptional regulator yields the protein MELRERIIKAAEQVIQEKGLAYTTTKEIARTAGCSEGSLYNNFESKEDVFLHVLRGQLRNFMGILKSLRDRIGNGTVRSHLDEVANAAVEDYYYSTPLMAAVFSEPGLLSRHREGFTERNEGPHRANEAVEAYLRGEQQLGRLSEHVDPRAAADMLLGSCFQYSFQRRFLGEELSSEAKTRFTKQLLDTLFQVLTSDRDN from the coding sequence TTGGAACTGCGTGAAAGAATTATTAAGGCAGCTGAACAGGTCATTCAAGAAAAAGGGCTTGCTTATACTACGACAAAAGAGATTGCCAGGACGGCTGGATGCTCTGAAGGCTCATTATATAATAATTTTGAAAGTAAAGAGGATGTATTTCTACATGTGTTAAGAGGCCAATTGCGAAATTTTATGGGGATATTAAAATCGCTTCGTGATCGAATTGGAAATGGAACAGTCAGGAGTCATTTAGATGAAGTAGCAAACGCAGCAGTTGAAGATTATTACTATTCAACCCCTCTAATGGCAGCAGTCTTTTCTGAACCTGGTCTATTAAGCCGGCATAGGGAAGGCTTCACTGAACGAAATGAAGGACCTCATAGAGCAAATGAAGCTGTGGAAGCTTATCTGCGAGGAGAACAACAATTGGGAAGATTAAGTGAACACGTGGATCCAAGAGCGGCAGCTGATATGTTGTTAGGCAGCTGCTTTCAATATTCGTTCCAAAGAAGGTTCTTAGGTGAAGAATTGTCAAGTGAAGCGAAAACAAGATTTACGAAACAGCTTTTAGATACTTTATTTCAAGTATTAACGTCCGACAGAGACAACTGA